The DNA window CGAACAGGCCGAGCGTGCTCGCACTGCCCCAACCCCAGTCCGCACCCTTGGTGATCGGAATCAGCAACGCCAGCAACGCGATCGAGAGCCCGACCGCACCACCGAAGTCGAAGCGCGCGGGGGTCCGCACCGGCGACTCCGGCACGAAGACGAAAACCACTACGGCACAGATGACACCGAGCCCGGCCGAGGTCCAGAACAGCATGTGCCAGTCCGCGTTCTGCGCGATCGCCGCCGCCAACGGCAGGCCGAGGGCACCACCGACGCCGAGCGTGGCGCTCATGATCGCCATCGCCGAACCCACCTTTTCGGCGGGCAATTCGTCGCGCATGATGCTGATGCCGAGCGGGATCGCACCGACGGCCGCACCCTGCAGCGAGCGCCCGATGATCTCGGGAACCAGCGAGGAGAACAGGGCACAGACCACCGAACCGGCGACCAGCGACACCAGATTCGCGAACAGCACCCGGCGCTTGCCGAACATATCGCCGAGTCGGCCGCTGATCGGGGTCGCCACCGCACCGGCGAGCAGGGTCGCGGTGATCACCCAGGAGGCGTTGGACGCCGAGGTACCCAGCAGCGACGGCAGCGTGGGGATGAGCGGAATGACCAGCGTCTGCATCAGCGAAACGACGACACCCACCAGGCCGAGGGTCGCGATGACCAGGCGGGGTGTGGGACGGCGCCGGACGTCGGTTTCGGTGACGGTCGAAGACGCGTCGGCTGCAACAGTCATGAATGTGTACGCTACACATCATATGTATCATGCACAATTTGCTATCTACGTGATCCAGCCGACATAGTGTGGGCCATGCCCGAACCAGGACCCGCGGATAATGACGCGCTCACCCGCCTCGTCTTCGAGCTGACCCTGCTGTCCCGGCACTTCCCCGCATCGCTGCTGCGGCGACCGGGCTTCCAGCTCGACCGGTCGGCATATCTGATCCTGACCAGGTTGGAGATCGACTCCCCACTCAGCCTGCGCGAGCTGTCAGAGGCCTTCCGGCTCGATATCTCGACCATCAACCGGCAGGTCGCGGCCATGCTGAAGCAGGGCCTGGTGGAACGCGTCCTCGATCCGGCGGGCGGCATCGCCCGCAAGATCCGGGCCAGCGCCAAGGGCCTGGAATTGGCCGCCGCCGATCGCGAGCAGAGCCTTG is part of the Nocardia sp. NBC_00565 genome and encodes:
- a CDS encoding MFS transporter → MTVAADASSTVTETDVRRRPTPRLVIATLGLVGVVVSLMQTLVIPLIPTLPSLLGTSASNASWVITATLLAGAVATPISGRLGDMFGKRRVLFANLVSLVAGSVVCALFSSLVPEIIGRSLQGAAVGAIPLGISIMRDELPAEKVGSAMAIMSATLGVGGALGLPLAAAIAQNADWHMLFWTSAGLGVICAVVVFVFVPESPVRTPARFDFGGAVGLSIALLALLIPITKGADWGWGSASTLGLFGLSVLVFLIWGYFELKQRSPLVDLRVSARPRVLFTNVATIAVGFALYGMSLTFPQLMMAPEQTGYGFGLSMVNAGLALAPTGFVMILLSPVSARLSAVRGPKVTLALGSAVIAVGYLCAVVLMNSVWELMVASMIVAGGVGLAYAAMPALIMGAVPITETAAANGLNSLMRSIGTSSSAAVMSVVLAHMTMQLGPHVLPSRDGFHTTFLIATAAALVAIVLTLIIPMRKAADAADMAGHA
- a CDS encoding MarR family winged helix-turn-helix transcriptional regulator, translated to MPEPGPADNDALTRLVFELTLLSRHFPASLLRRPGFQLDRSAYLILTRLEIDSPLSLRELSEAFRLDISTINRQVAAMLKQGLVERVLDPAGGIARKIRASAKGLELAAADREQSLESIGAVVADWDAADIAQLSELISRFNVSIEHVEENPWPRPPCAE